Within the Sulfurospirillum barnesii SES-3 genome, the region ATGCAAAAGAAGAAAAATTAAGCAACGATGCCCATTATGGCTTACGTGTTGCGTACGATAGAAGTGCACTGCTGAGTACAAAATACAGTGGTATTGAAGATGGATTATGGATAGATGTAAATTATCTCAATGATATAGACTATTACAACACCCTTGATTCTGATTCAAGTGCCTCAACCAAATTAGTGACTTCTCGTATGAATTATTACATTAAAAAAGATGAAGATTATTTTGGAATTTATGCAAAAAATTATATTGATACGTATGCTAAAGCTGTAAAAGGTACAAATGATGGAACATTGCAAGAACTACCAACACTTCATTATCACCATTTTTCAAATCCATTCTTATTAGATAACCTTTTTTATTCGGTAGATTATAAAGCAAAAAATTATACCCGCCAAGAGGGTATTACAGCTTTTCAAAATGAAGTTCGAACACCTGTGAGTCTTTACTTCTCTGTATTGGAAGATTATTTACATGTAAATATTTCTGAGAATGTCTATATGACACAGGTCTCCTACGGCAATGATTCTGACAATGGAAGTTCGGGGCAATATTTTAACAACTATCATACGATTTCTGCTTATACAGATCTTTCAAGAGGATTTGATGACTTTTTTCACACCATGCATATTGGAGTAGAACACACCGTTCCTAGTTATGACAAGAAAAATGGAACATGGGATTACACTGTAGATCCTACTAGTGATAATCCCCTTATCCCTTTAGAATTTGAAGAAAAAAATACAGCATTTAAATTTAGACAGTTTTTCTATGATATGGAAGGTGAGAAAAAACTAAGCCATGCCATTAAACAAGCCTATTATTACGATAGAGAGGACAAATACGGTGATATAGAAAATGATATAAAGTATTACCTATCCGATCGTTTTTATATAGGCAATACTATTAATTATTCCCATACCTTTCACCATCTTTCACGGAATCAAATTTCATTGAATTATAAAGATGCACTCTATGCAAGTACGATGCGTTACACTTATGTCGATAAATCGTATGAAAAAAACAGTGAAGATAAAGATTATAGTTATGTCACCTTTAGTGCGGAAACACACTATTTTGAGAATGTTGACCTCTTTGCAACCATTAATTATGATATAGAAGAGGACATTTTTAAATCATGGAGCTTTGGTATTAAGAAAATGAAAAAATGCTGGGATTATTCATTGGTGTATAGAGATGTAACCAATCCAAAACAAACCAGTTCAGGAGCTGATTCTACGAATAAAAAAGGTCTTATGTTGATGTTTACACTCTATCCGATGGGGAGTATGAATTACGAATTCTTTAAACAAGAGAGCGAGCAAAAGTTATAAATAAATTGAGCTAAAAACGAAGGAGTTAAAGCAGTGGAATATAAAATTAATGTGAACAATCAAGAAGAGATTTACGATTTAGGGAAGGTGGCAAAACAAGCAGCAGGGGCTGCGCTTTTAAAAATAAAAAATACGGTTATTTTAGCAACGGTTTCACGTGATGATAACCAAGTAGCTGAGAATTTTGTACCTTTAACCGTTCAGTATGTTGAAAAAAGCTATGCGGTTGGAAAGATTCCTGGTGGGTATATTAAAAGAGAGACCAAACCAAGTGATTTTGAAACGCTGACTTCACGTGTTATTGATAGAAGTTTACGACCGCTTTTTCCTAAAGGGTATGCGTATCCTACACAAATTACAGTATTTGTTTTAAGTTGTGATTCTGAAGTTGATTTGCAAGTTGCAGCACTCAATACGGCAAGTGCAGCATTATATCTTTCGGATATTCCTGTGAATAAAGCCGTTGCAGGTGTTCGCATAGGATATATTGATGGAAAGTATGTTGTCAATCCTGCTAATTCAGCGTTAAAACAGAGTACACTTGATTTGTATGTAGCAGGAACCAAAGAAGAGCTTTTAATGATAGAAATGCGCTCTATCGCTTCAATGGAATCTATGAGTTTACCTGTTATGGCAATTGACCCAATGCTTGATCCTACTTTGGCTGAAAATGTTATGTTAAAGCAAGGAATTAATGAATTTGATGAAGATGCTATTTTACTAGCGATTGATAAAGCGCAAAGTGCGATCACTGAGGCTACCCGTGCTTACGAGGCTACGTTTGCGCCTCTTAAAAAAGAAGATGCCATTTTAGATTACAAAGCAGATTTGGTAAACGAATCTATTGCCACGTATATCGAAGAATTTTATAAAGAAGATGTTTATAATGCTATTAATCAGATGGCTAAAAGTGAGCGTGCTAGCGAGTTAAATAAGATTGTTAGCAATATTCTTAAAGATGATGTTGCTGTGTTAGAAGCGTGGGATAAAGCACTTGTAGAGAGTGTTATTCATGCGTATAAGAAAAAAATAGTCCGTGAGATGATTATTGAAAAAGGGGTAAGAGCAGACGGTAGAAAACTCAATGAAGTAAGGCCTATTAGCATTGAAACCAATCTTTTACCGCTGGCTCATGGTTCATGCTTGTTTACACGGGGTCAAACACAAGCATTGGTTA harbors:
- a CDS encoding polyribonucleotide nucleotidyltransferase; the protein is MEYKINVNNQEEIYDLGKVAKQAAGAALLKIKNTVILATVSRDDNQVAENFVPLTVQYVEKSYAVGKIPGGYIKRETKPSDFETLTSRVIDRSLRPLFPKGYAYPTQITVFVLSCDSEVDLQVAALNTASAALYLSDIPVNKAVAGVRIGYIDGKYVVNPANSALKQSTLDLYVAGTKEELLMIEMRSIASMESMSLPVMAIDPMLDPTLAENVMLKQGINEFDEDAILLAIDKAQSAITEATRAYEATFAPLKKEDAILDYKADLVNESIATYIEEFYKEDVYNAINQMAKSERASELNKIVSNILKDDVAVLEAWDKALVESVIHAYKKKIVREMIIEKGVRADGRKLNEVRPISIETNLLPLAHGSCLFTRGQTQALVITTLGNDKDAQMYDLLTEKGIASDTFMVNYNFPGFSVGEASPLRAPGRRELGHGNLARRALEPVLDMNRLQTIRLVSEILESNGSSSMATICGGALALKAAGVEVEKLVAGIAMGLVFEGDKHAVLSDIMGLEDHDGDMDFKVAGTKDGITALQMDIKLGGISRDVLKEALYQAKEGREHILSIMEKASEEIVVNNAVLPKLELFSVDPSKIVDIIGQAGKTIKEIIEKFEVSIDLDREKGEVKIAGENKEKVDAAKEHIIHITNKPSFGGRGGGRDRDRDTKHGFKESKPVPTFVQDEVVDGVVKRIVDFGAFIELPGGIDGLLHVSKIADHRVDKVSDYLTLEQNVRVKILKQAGNKIELELMR
- a CDS encoding LPS-assembly protein LptD, whose translation is MRIKFLILFMLCLGNLYAQEPAQDVEVLAQNVTKNGTLVHAVGNVVLYSPKYLITADEAYYDYESGDLELFGNITMLEGLEYASRSGHSKLNLNTDKGIANPLFFFDEGSNVWIKCENAILNPDTYITEKSIVSSCNTQDPDWKISFTSGEFNKESKWLHIYNPVFYASDVPVLYLPYFAFSTDTKRRTGLLPPEIGVGGSEGFYYMQPIYFAPEDNWDLEFRPQMRTERGEGIHATYRFVDSPYSSGEITTGYFKEHSKYAKEEKLSNDAHYGLRVAYDRSALLSTKYSGIEDGLWIDVNYLNDIDYYNTLDSDSSASTKLVTSRMNYYIKKDEDYFGIYAKNYIDTYAKAVKGTNDGTLQELPTLHYHHFSNPFLLDNLFYSVDYKAKNYTRQEGITAFQNEVRTPVSLYFSVLEDYLHVNISENVYMTQVSYGNDSDNGSSGQYFNNYHTISAYTDLSRGFDDFFHTMHIGVEHTVPSYDKKNGTWDYTVDPTSDNPLIPLEFEEKNTAFKFRQFFYDMEGEKKLSHAIKQAYYYDREDKYGDIENDIKYYLSDRFYIGNTINYSHTFHHLSRNQISLNYKDALYASTMRYTYVDKSYEKNSEDKDYSYVTFSAETHYFENVDLFATINYDIEEDIFKSWSFGIKKMKKCWDYSLVYRDVTNPKQTSSGADSTNKKGLMLMFTLYPMGSMNYEFFKQESEQKL